A window from Drosophila subobscura isolate 14011-0131.10 chromosome O, UCBerk_Dsub_1.0, whole genome shotgun sequence encodes these proteins:
- the LOC117898856 gene encoding low choriolytic enzyme, with protein MLFPLGCLFVVLAIAIPRPRLVASEGIDSYENYYNEIHVDDEQAEAKTRNALKSELQRWPGNRIYYRISGDYSDQEVANVRTAMTSFNEQTCVKFEEVNGSPPGGRRYVYFKKSPNMCGTRVGYNPISFGSHDVLLNERCLTMPAVIQHETLHLLGLFHEQSRPDRHEYVQIEYDNIPRKYWSQFMAMNSTTTYNVPYDYDSVMHYAKNAFAKDPSKPTIRALVDGKPVERDLGQVRGPSEGDWTKIRLMYKC; from the coding sequence atGTTGTTTCCATTGGGTTGCCTTTTCGTGGTGTTAGCTATAGCCATACCCAGACCTCGTCTGGTGGCATCGGAGGGAATCGATTCCTACGAGAACTACTACAACGAGATCCATGTGGATGACGAGCAGGCGGAGGCGAAGACCCGCAATGCCTTGAAGTCAGAGTTGCAGCGATGGCCTGGCAACAGGATATACTACCGCATATCCGGGGACTACAGCGATCAGGAGGTGGCCAATGTCCGCACGGCCATGACCAGCTTCAACGAGCAGACGTGCGTGAAGTTCGAGGAGGTGAATGGATCTCCGCCCGGCGGCCGACGCTATGTGTACTTCAAAAAGTCACCCAACATGTGCGGCACTCGGGTGGGCTACAATCCGATATCCTTTGGCTCCCACGATGTCCTGCTGAACGAGCGCTGCCTCACCATGCCCGCTGTGATCCAGCACGAGACGCTCCACCTGCTCGGTCTCTTCCACGAGCAGAGTCGACCGGATCGCCACGAGTATGTCCAGATTGAGTACGACAACATACCGCGCAAGTACTGGTCACAGTTCATGGCCATGAATTCGACCACCACCTACAACGTGCCCTACGATTACGACAGCGTTATGCATTATGCAAAGAACGCCTTCGCCAAGGACCCCAGCAAGCCCACAATTCGCGCCTTGGTGGATGGCAAGCCGGTGGAGCGAGACTTGGGGCAGGTTCGGGGCCCATCCGAGGGCGATTGGACCAAGATTCGTTTAATGTACAAGTGTTAG